From a region of the Etheostoma cragini isolate CJK2018 chromosome 20, CSU_Ecrag_1.0, whole genome shotgun sequence genome:
- the manea gene encoding glycoprotein endo-alpha-1,2-mannosidase, translating into MARFRRKSCITLIALVLLVLIVTVVLKSLTPEDSPFSSPVGAELFPDRKNDNQIHKENNNKAEQTKINDSPQSEKLEASLRKFPPPNYYLHAFYYSWFGNPQFDGKYIHWDHPQLPHWDAKVAQGYPQGRHVPPDDIGSNFYPSLGAYSSRDPSIIESHMQQLRTAAIGVIAVSWYPPNMNDDNGGPTDDFVSLLLEVAHKYHIKVAFHIEPYKERDEANMFTNVKYIIEKYGEHPAFFKYRTNNGKLLPLFYVYDSYLMNSEQWAKLLKHTESNSIRDTPYDAIFIALLVEEKHKRDIVTSGFDGIYTYFATNGFSYGSTQRNWDSIKSFCEDNSLIFIPSVGPGYIDTSIRPWNFQNTRNRINGKYYETALSAALKARPDFISITSFNEWHEGTQIEMAIPKTSQTVYLDYLPNKPAIYLEITRKWAAIFGGERQKWQD; encoded by the exons ATGGCAAGGTTTAGGCGCAAATCTTGCATCACATTAATTGCTTTGGTGTTGCTTGTGCTCATAGTAACGGTTGTCTTGAAGTCGCTGACACCAGAAGACTCTCCGTTCAGCAGCCCTGTTGGTGCGGAGTTGTTCCCGGACAGGAAGAATGACAATCAAAtccacaaagaaaacaacaataaagcagagcagACCAAAATAAATGACTCTCCTCAGTCTGAGAAACTGGAAGCTTCCCTGAGGAAGTTCCCTCCTCCAAACTACTATCTCCATGCCTTCTACTACTCATGGTTTGGGAACCCCCAGTTTGATGGCAAATACATCCACTGGGACCACCCGCAGCTGCCCCACTGGGACGCTAAGGTGGCTCAGGGGTATCCACAAGGGAGACACGTCCCACCTGATGACATTGGGTCCAACTTCTACCCGTCTTTAGGGGCTTACAGTTCTAGGGATCCCTCTATTATAGAGTCTCATATGCAGCAGCTGCGCACAGCAGCCATTG GTGTCATTGCTGTTTCCTGGTATCCTCCTAATATGAATGATGATAATGGTGGTCCAACGGATGACTTTGTGTCTTTATTGCTGGAAGTGGCACATAAATACCACATTAAG GTAGCGTTTCACATTGAACCATacaaagaaagagatgaagCCAACATGTTCACTAATGTCAAATACATCATTGAGAA ATACGGAGAGCACCCTGCTTTCTTTAAGTACCGGACAAACAATGGCAAGCTTCTTCCACTCTTCTATGTGTATGACTCATATCTGATGAACTCGGAGCAGTGGGCCAAACtgctaaaacacacagagagtaaCAGCATTAGGGATACCCCGTATGACGCCATCTTTATTGCCCTGCTGGTCGAGGAGAAACACAAGAGGGATATCGTGACGTCCGGGTTTGATGGTATCTACACCTACTTTGCTACTAATGGGTTTTCCTATGGGTCCACTCAGCGGAACTGGGATTCTATTAAATCTTTCTGCGAAGATAACAGCCTGATATTCATCCCAAGTGTGGGCCCTGGGTATATTGACACGAGCATTCGACCCTGGAACTTCCAAAACACTCGAAACCGCATCAACGGCAAATACTATGAAACCGCACTGAGTGCTGCATTAAAAGCCAGGCCTGATTTTATCTCTATAACATCTTTTAATGAATGGCACGAGGGGACTCAGATTGAAATGGCAATTCCCAAAACGAGTCAGACTGTGTATCTGGACTACCTGCCCAATAAACCTGCAATCTACCTGGAGATAACCCGCAAATGGGCTGCGATATTTGGTGGCGAGCGACAGAAATGGCAGGATTGA
- the LOC117936151 gene encoding serine/threonine-protein phosphatase PP1-beta catalytic subunit-like produces MAEGELNVDSLISRLLEVRGCRPGKIVQMTEAEVRGLCIKSREIFLSQPILLELEAPLKICGDIHGQYTDLLRLFEYGGFPPEANYLFLGDYVDRGKQSLETICLLLAYKIKYPENFFLLRGNHECASINRIYGFYDECKRRFNIKLWKTFTDCFNCLPIAAIIDEKIFCCHGGLSPDLQSMEQIRRIMRPTDVPDTGLLCDLLWSDPDKDVQGWGENDRGVSFTFGADVVSKFLNRHDLDLICRAHQVVEDGYEFFAKRQLVTLFSAPNYCGEFDNAGGMMSVDESLMCSFQILKPSEKKAKYQYGGVNSGRPVTPPRTTQA; encoded by the exons ATGGCGGAGGGTGAACTGAACGTGGACAGCCTCATCTCTCGGCTCCTGGAAG tACGGGGATGTCGCCCAGGGAAGATAGTCCAGATGACAGAGGCAGAGGTGCGAGGTCTCTGCATCAAATCCAGGGAGATCTTCCTCAGCCAGCCCATCCTTCTGGAGCTTGAGGCACCCCTGAAGATCTGTG GTGATATCCATGGGCAATACACAGATCTACTGAGGCTGTTTGAGTATGGTGGTTTCCCTCCAGAGGCAAACTACCTGTTCCTGGGCGACTACGTGGACAGAGGGAAACAGTCCCTGGAAACCATCTGCCTTCTGTTGGCCTACAAGATTAAATACCCAGAGAACTTTTTCCTGCTCAGGGGCAACCATGAGTGTGCTTCCATCAACCGCATCTACGGCTTCTACGATGAGT GCAAGCGCAGGTTCAACATTAAGTTGTGGAAGACCTTCACCGACTGTTTTAACTGCCTCCCCATAGCTGCTATCATTGATGAGAAGATCTTCTGCTGCCATGGAG gGTTATCGCCTGATTTGCAGTCAATGGAGCAGATTCGCAGGATCATGAGACCAACAGACGTGCCTGATACAG GCCTGCTGTGTGACCTGTTGTGGTCAGACCCAGATAAGGATGTACAAGGTTGGGGAGAGAATGACCGCGGGGTCTCCTTCACTTTCGGAGCAGACGTGGTCAGCAAGTTCTTAAACCGCCACGACCTGGACCTCATCTGCAGAGCCCACCAG GTTGTGGAGGATGGATATGAGTTTTTTGCCAAACGCCAACTGGTCACACTTTTCTCTGCTCCAAACTACTGCGGGGAGTTTGACAATGCAGGCGGCATGATGAGTGTTGATGAATCCCTCATGTGCTCCTTCCAG ATCCTAAAGCCCTCAGAGAAGAAAGCCAAGTATCAGTATGGTGGTGTAAATTCTGGTCGGCCGGTCACCCCACCCCGCACCACCCAAGCC